ACCGGCCATGACATTCCCCGACGGGAAGGCGGAGTGCGGGGTTCACGGATCCGACACACTTGTCTGGTTTCACCATATTTGTCTGGTTAGCGACTAGGGTTCGGACGTCTCGAACGCACCCCTCCTGGCGGACACAGCGCACTCGTGCCGCCGCTGCCACCGCCACCTGTTCCGAAAGGGCATCGACGGTCATGCGCCATTCCCTGCGTCCGCTGTTTCGCGGTGCGACCGTGGGCGTCCTCGCCCTTGCCGCGCTGTGGACACCCGGCGGCTTCCCGGCCGCCGCTTCGGCCGCTCCGGCCGCACCGGAGGCGAACAGCCTCGCGTTCGCCCAGCGGTACCGCGCCCGCCAGCACGGCGGCATCGTGCGCGCGGCCAACTCCAGCATCAGCTGCGTGCAGGCCTCGGCGTCTTCGTGCTCGGACGTGCGTGCGGGCGGGCGCGGGGTGAACGGCGACTTCGACATGTTCTACATCGACATCGACCGCGACGCGAACACCTACAACTCCTCCCGCGCGGAGGTTCGTCTGCCCAATGGCTCCCGGGTGTCGTACGCGCGCCTGTACTGGGGCGGCAACCTGCGCGTCGGCGAACAGAAGCCGCCGGAGGACAACGGGCGGGTGCTGATCGCCGAACCCGGCGGGGAGTACAAGGAAGTTCTCGCGGACACGGACGTCGGACACCGCGTGGCGGACGGCGTGGACGCCTTCCAGGCCTCGGCGGACGTCACGCGGCTGGTCCGCGAGGGCGGGGCGGGCCAGTACACCGTGGCGCAGGTCAACGTGGCCATGGGCAAGTCGGAGGCCGGGGCGTGGGGCGGCTGGACGCTGGTCGTGGCGTACGAGAACCCGGAGGAGCCGCTGCGGCACCTCGCGATCTGGGACGGCTTCACCTCGCTGAGATCCGGCGGACCGGAGATCCGGATGGAGGGCGTGAACTTCCCCGCGGGCGCGGGGGGTCGGGCGGGCCTGGTGGCGTATGACGGCGACCGCGGCATCAACGGCGACTCGCTCACCCTGACGACCGGGGCCGGCTCCCTCGCCCTCAGCGACTCCGCCAACCCCCAGGACGACGTCCTGAACTCCACCATCACTCAGCCCGGATCGGATCCGGAGCGTGTGCCGGCGTACGCGAACACCCTCGGCTACGACTCCGACGTGTTCGATCTCGGAAGAGGCCTGCAGCAGGCCGGTGACCAGGTGACCTTCCGGCTTCGTTCCGAGCAGGACGCGGCGTGGGCCGGTGTGCTCTTCGTCGCCGTCGACGCCCAGCGGTGAGCCCGTTGCCGACCACCCCCAGCGCTTTTGTGAGCGAGGAGGCCGCGCATATGCACCTGCCATCCACCGACCCCCGGCCGCGGGTCCTGCACCTCACCCAACCGGTGGACGGTGGGGTCGCGCGCGTCGTGACGGACCTGGTCCGGGCACAGCTGGCGGACGGTCTCGACGTCACCGTGGCCTGCCCCGACAGCGCCCTCACCGCACAACTGCGGGCGCTCGGCGCGAACGTACGGTCCTGGTCCGCGACGCGGTCACCGGGACCGTCGCTCGTGCGGGAAGTACGGCACCTGGCACGCGTGATCGACGAGGCGCGCCCCGATCTGGTGCACGCGCACAGCGCGAAGGCCGGGCTCGCCGGGCGGCTCGCGGTGCGCGGGCGGATTCCGACGGTCTTCCAGCCGCACGCCTGGTCGTTCGAGGCGGTCGGCGGAGCCACCGCGGCCCTGGCGCTCAAGTGGGAACGATTCGGGGCGCGTTGGGCCGCGCGGACGGTGTGTGTGAGCGAGGCGGAACGCGCGACCGGCGTGCGCGCCGGGATCACCGGCCGGTGGACCGTCGTCCCCAACGGCATCGACCCCGAGCGCTTCCGCCCCGCCGACGCCACCGCCGTACGGGCCGGGCTCGCACCGCTCGCCGGCCTCCCCCCGGCGGCGCCGCTCGCCGTCTGCGTCGGGCGGCTGTGCCGGCAGAAGGGGCAGGACGTCCTGCTGCAGGCGTGGGACGCCGTCGCACACCGAGTGCCCGAGGCCCGCCTCGTCCTGGTCGGCGACGGTCCGGACCGCGACCGGCTGCGCGAAGTCGCCCCGGAGTCCGTGCTGTTCGCCGGAGCCGTCACCGACGCCGCCCCCTGGTACCAGGCCGCCGATCTCGTCGTCCTGCCGTCCCGCTGGGAGGGCATGGCGTTGGCGCCGCTGGAGGCCATGGCTTGCGGGCGGCCCGTGGTGGTCACGGATGTCGACGGCGCCCGCGAGAGCCTGCCGTCCTCCGTCGCCGCCCGGTGCCTGGTCCCGCCGGAGAACCCGGCGGTGCTGGCCGAGGCCGTCACCGAATTGCTGCTCGACCCGCCACTGCGTGAGTCGCTCGGCAACCAGAGCCGCCGGCACGTGCTGTCCACCCACGACGTGCGGCACACCGCCGAGGCTGTCGCGGACGTCTACCGCGACCTGCTCGGCACACGGCCCGCCTCCGACGGCGCGCGCCCGTCCCGAGCGGTCGAGCCCGCCGAGGCCTGCGGCGCCAAGAACGGTCAGCCGCTCGACACAGGCTGTGGCGCCGAGGCGAACCAGACAACACAGCGTGTCGAGCCCACAGAGCACAGGGAGTCGATCCACTCGTGACCGCCGAACATACCGTCCCCTCCCCCGGCGCAGAGCCTCGGGAGCAGAGATTCTCAGCAGTCTCGGTCATGCCGCCGCGCGGCACCGCCACCGGTTTCCGGTCCCCCGCCCCGCGACGCCCGACCCGGTCGGCCTCACCGGTCCCGCTGCTCCTCGCAGACGGTGTCGCCGCCCTGTTGGGCACTCTG
The nucleotide sequence above comes from Streptomyces sp. NL15-2K. Encoded proteins:
- a CDS encoding glycosyltransferase family 4 protein is translated as MHLPSTDPRPRVLHLTQPVDGGVARVVTDLVRAQLADGLDVTVACPDSALTAQLRALGANVRSWSATRSPGPSLVREVRHLARVIDEARPDLVHAHSAKAGLAGRLAVRGRIPTVFQPHAWSFEAVGGATAALALKWERFGARWAARTVCVSEAERATGVRAGITGRWTVVPNGIDPERFRPADATAVRAGLAPLAGLPPAAPLAVCVGRLCRQKGQDVLLQAWDAVAHRVPEARLVLVGDGPDRDRLREVAPESVLFAGAVTDAAPWYQAADLVVLPSRWEGMALAPLEAMACGRPVVVTDVDGARESLPSSVAARCLVPPENPAVLAEAVTELLLDPPLRESLGNQSRRHVLSTHDVRHTAEAVADVYRDLLGTRPASDGARPSRAVEPAEACGAKNGQPLDTGCGAEANQTTQRVEPTEHRESIHS
- a CDS encoding DUF3344 domain-containing protein, which codes for MRHSLRPLFRGATVGVLALAALWTPGGFPAAASAAPAAPEANSLAFAQRYRARQHGGIVRAANSSISCVQASASSCSDVRAGGRGVNGDFDMFYIDIDRDANTYNSSRAEVRLPNGSRVSYARLYWGGNLRVGEQKPPEDNGRVLIAEPGGEYKEVLADTDVGHRVADGVDAFQASADVTRLVREGGAGQYTVAQVNVAMGKSEAGAWGGWTLVVAYENPEEPLRHLAIWDGFTSLRSGGPEIRMEGVNFPAGAGGRAGLVAYDGDRGINGDSLTLTTGAGSLALSDSANPQDDVLNSTITQPGSDPERVPAYANTLGYDSDVFDLGRGLQQAGDQVTFRLRSEQDAAWAGVLFVAVDAQR